The DNA region ttcctgtttcttcaatcttatggaaaagcttaagaagtatgggtactgtttcctgaaagttttgtagaattcatttgtgaagccatctggtccaggacttttgttgttggggaggttcttaataacggtttcaatttctttgtctgcgattggtgcatttagattttgtagttcttcttggttcagttttggaagggcatatgcttctaggaattgttccatttcttccagattctctagcttggtggcgtatagttcttcatagaagttttgcatgattctctggatttctgtggtgtcagttgtgatatctcctccttcgtttacaattctattaatttgagtcttctctcttttttgtttggtgagtctggctagggttttgtcaattttgtttaatctttcaaagaaccaacatttggcttcattgaccttttgtatggttcttttattttcgatgtggtttatttctgctctaactttagtgatttctgtccttctggttactttagggttcctttgttcctcttcctctaagtccttcaggtgtgcagtaaggtcgttcatttgagcttcttcttggtgttaaatatgtatggctataagtttccctctcagaactgctttagctgtgtcccaaatatattgataggttgtgtcttcattttcatttgtttccaggaacatttgaatttcctgtttgagtgaatctctgaaccagtggttcttgaggagtatgttgtttagtttccaaattctgtgacaacaacagatgagtggctgagaaagctgtggtatatatacacaatggaatactatgcagctatcaagaacaatgaacccactttctctgacccatcttgggcagaggtagaaggaattatgttaagtgagctaagaaagataaagatgagtatggtatgatcccactcatcaacagaagttgaggaagaagatctgaaagggaaactaaaagcaggacctgaccaaattgtaagtagggcatcaaagtaaaaaccctgtggtgaggggtagacatgcagcttcctgggacagtggggggtgggagtgggtgggatgggtcacagtcttttggtggtgggaatggtgtttatgtacactcctagtaaaatgtagtcatataaatcactagttaatatgagagggggaaaattaattgtatgtctcgaagttttttaaaacacagacttagtctttttaatatataggctgtgtatttgatatgtggactctctcaaaagcctagaccaagtagatcagaagcaaccaatagcacagctatatacaagatactggatactgtacagcaaaccctaacaaaaggacttttcaaagttaacacaattaccaaataatgtgatgataacattaactattgattgccttttggaaccctaagacagcaggaacctcacatctccactatagagcctctacttcccccagtcctggaacccttggatagggcccactttcccgtatgcctctcccaatccatatcaaataaatgttgcatctgccgatcgcaacctaatcaaaacTTACACAGAGAATAGTTCTGCATAtactttttctctaaatattagATGGTCTCTAGTCTGTTAAGTCATTTATATTGGGAGTacaggggtagtgcagcgggttaagtgcacatggcacaaagcataagtacaggcataaggatccctcttCAAGctgccagctctccacctgcaggggagtcccttcacaggcagtgaagccgatctgcaggtgtcttatctttctgtcccctcactgtcctcccctcctttctccatttctctctgtcctatctaacaatgaccacatcaataacaacaataaccacaacagcaataaaaaaacaaaaacaagggcaacaagagggaaaagaaatgaatattttaagaaattacaTCATGCATATtgagttaatttttaaaacttttattttctttgataggtagataaaaattgagaagagggcAGAGATATCTGaagccctccttcactgcttataaCCTGAGAATCAAAATTAtagaacaaaagaacttttccacAAGATAGATACAACTTCTGCAAAAAATATAAAGGTTCACAAAGTACTTATTACTATTCAACTGATTTACATTCAATAAGTTTACTTCAGTATGAATTATTTAGTAGTTGAATAATGTATTTCTATAAGGTCTACACTGATATTTTTTCTAATGTTAGTAATTCACAAGTGTGAAAATGTCATTCTATTTGAATATTTAATCAGTATTCAAATTTAATAAGGTTTATGTATCATAAAGGCTTCTCATAGTATTAGAATTAAAATgcttaaattcctttttttaattccttACATTTATATAATAGTCACAGGTGTGTTCACTTGTTCATATTGAACTGTAATCTCCAATCATTTAAAATGTCATTATTATTTCTCTCCACTGTCAGCAATTTCGTTTCTTCCAAGATTACTAATTTGACTCTCATTGACATGGTGCCTATTTTCATATGCTCAATTAGTAGTGACATAATAGAAAGCTTGACTGTAttctttacattcatagggtttctctccactgtgacttcTTTCATATACCTGAAGAGTAGAGGGACATTCTGGGATTTTACTACTTTGTTCACATTCATAATTTTTCTCtctactgtgagttctttcatgtctccgacGATAACGGGAACAACTGAATCTTTTACTACATTGtgtacattcataaggtttctctccactgtgagatctTTCATGTATCCTAAAAGAATTAGAATCTTTATATGTTTTATTACATTGTGTACATTTATAAGGTTTCTctgcactgtgagttctttcatgtgtccgaagagaacatgattgactgaatgttttactacattgtttacattcatagggtttttctCCAGTGTGAATTCGTTCATGTGTTCGAAGATTACCTAATTGagagaatgttttactacattgtttacattcatagggtttttcaccactgtgaattcttttatgcTTCCTAAGACAACTGGATTCTCTAAATGCTTTatgacattgtttacattcatagggtttgtctccagtatgaattctttcatgtatccGAAGACGACTGAGTCGACGGAATGTTttagtacattgtttacattcgtaGTGTTTCAATCCTCTGTGTGTTCTTTTGTGTGTCCTAAAAAGACTGAATTCACTGAatattttactacattgtttacattcatagggtttttctccagtgtgaattctttcatgtgttcgAAGATTAGAtaattgactgaatgttttagtacattgtttacattcatagggtttttctccagtgtgaattctttcatgtattcGAAGATTACCTAATTGATTGAATGTTTTAGAACATTGTTTACATCCATAGGGTTtttcaccactgtgaattctttcatgagtCTTAAAAGAACTGTAAAATCTAAATGCTTTATGACATTGTTTGCATTCATAGGATTTATCTCCACTATGAGTCAATTCCTGGGtccaaaaagaagaggaaaatatgaatgttttagtacattgtttacattcatagggtttctctccattgtgagttctttcatgtgtctgaagatgacTTGATTGACGGAATGTTTTAGTACATtgcttacattcatagggcttctctccattgtgaattctttcatggatCTGAAGACTATGGGatcgactgaatgttttactacactgtttacattcaaagGGGTTCTTTCCATTGTGTGTTCTTTCATGTTTCCGAAGATCAGGGCATCGCCTGAATGTTttattacattgtttacattcataaggtttctctacAATGGGGATTATTTTCTGCTTTTGAAGATAACTATAATAAGTGAATACTTGATTGTCTACTTCACGTTCTTCAGGTTGTTCACCATCTTGACTTCTTTCTTTGGCGTCAGTGATTTTGACTATATTGCTGTAAAGCAGTGAGAAATATTTAATGAGATTTTAACAAATACAAACAAAActcaattttaaatgaaaatgcaGGTCATTATCATATATAACAAACCCACAGAATTTATCAATAcatttgatttaaaatttttttactatttattaacttatttattcccttttgttgcccttgttgttttattgttgaagttattattgttgttgttactactgttgttgttggataggacagagagaaatggagagaggagaggaagaccgagagggggagaaaagctagatacgtgcagacctgcttcaccacctgtgaagcgactcccctgcaggtggaaagccaggggctccaactgtgatccttacgcccgtccttgcactttgcaccacctgcgcttaacgcactgtgctaccgctggactccaggtttaaaatttttatacacGGAGACAGgcgatagctcagcaggttaagtgcacatggagcaaactgcaaggaccagcggaaggatcctggttcgagccctagctcctcacctgcaggggacttgtttcataggcggtgaagcagggcagtaggtgtctatctttcactccctctctctgtcttctgccccctctccatttctccctgaactatctaacaatgacaacatcaataataataacaatagtaactacaacaacaatgaaaaaacaagggcaacaaaaggggaaataaatttttaaaaaattgtatactgacaatgacaaaaaataaaaggctctcacagataaaaacataaaaagctcTATGAAAAATAGGTAAACACCACAATTGTTTATATAACACATAAATGGATTAAGTCACAAGCAGTCATATCTTTATAGGTGTTCTGTATTTAACTGAACTACCTTTTTAATAGCAAGTTTTGTCTTTGTGTTGtaactttaaaaacattttttttaaattatctttatttacttattggatagagagagtcagaaattgagagggaaggagacagagagggagaaagacagagagacacctgcagccctgcttcaccagttgtgaagctttccccttgcagggaaagggcaggggttcaaacctgggtccttgtgcatctaacatgtgtgctcaaccagtattTTTTATGATGACTGTGACTCAAACCTTTGTTTACTTCCTTGGTGGTTATGCTGCTCTTTTGTAGAATGGTCCCCTTGTAATTTgtctaaaaatacaaaaatatgagAAATTATACAATTATATTGGATATTTGATTCATCATTAGTCATAATCACAATCACACCCTCTTCACTTAATAGTGGCTCCATTTACATTGGTAGACAAAACAGTTTTGGTCTTTTACTTGACAAATTAATGAAAATTATAAATACCTATTGAGACAAAGTTCACAATGGTTTcccacatcacatctctgtagagtttcttctctgaagaatttaatagtgcccactcctcttgagtgaatatcacagttacGTCTTCATGGGTCACTGAGCACTAAAATGTATGCATTGTATTTATATGAGAAAACATTTCAGggtggtagatagtataatgtttatgtagtgagactctcatgcttgaggttgaagtcctaggttcagtctccacaCTATCATATGctacagctaagcagtgcttggtaaaataaagaaataaatgaaatacttcaTAGTGATAGCAGATTAGCCATCCAGTTTTTACTTTATGAAGCTGATGATTGTCTCATCTCCAAACATATCTTTGGTGACTGATCATCAAATACCTCACATCATGAAAGGTGATACAGTGATTGCTACAATGATTATAGCACTGGAATTCTTAGCATGTGCTCCTGAGTCcagtccctggcatctcatgtgacaGATGATGTTAATGTATTAAGTGCCCCTGAGAGGCTGCAGAAACAGGTCCAAGCAGAACAGAGTCAGGTCTGGAAGAGCATCCAATGAACAACTTAATTTGCTTTCCTGTCTATgtttttatcactgaggctttacTTATCacatggtatcttttttttattaccattatgactttttagatagaaaaagaaaaaaagaaagacctccCAGCAGTGAGGTGCAGtttactggggggtggggagggactgGCTCAAATAGTAACCATGAGTACAGCAAAGaagctgttgttttcgccgggctatgctgttttcgctgggctggcttcacaggcgggtaacagacaaccagggactcatggctgagctgtacgcagtatctctttattcatgctggacgcagtacaatctataccaagctaagctaaactaaagtaccgtaaaactcacaatgcttcctctccactattccaagcttgggatccatgattgctcaacaaattgtttggcttcatatgttaactctcttttcaatcaccaggttccagatgccaccaggatgctggctaggcttccctggattgaagaccccaccaatgtgacctggagctcagcttccccagagacacaccttactagggaaagagagaggcagactgggggtatggaccgaccagtcaacgcccatgttcagcgaggaagcaattacagaagccagaccttctaccttctgcaaccctcaacgaccctgggtccatgctcccagagggatagagaatgggaaagctaccatgggagggggtgggttatggggattgggtggtgggaattgtgtggagttgtacccctcctaccttatgtttttgttcactaatcctttcttaaataaaaaattaaaaaaaaaaaaactcacaatgctgtctttatatgtacttgccaagtagggtggaaacaggatgtgacatagagagggtggagagaaaagtgactggtgaaaatcagagtgtgacaaggagagggggcagagcaaaaacatatcatgaaccagtggggattgaaccaatgccctgcagtggttatgtaaatagaatacagtggttatgtaaatagaatacagtggttatgtaaatagaatacagtgttaagcagggggtattaaaccaatgaaacagaaggggtctcatgcataccaacaagaagCTACTAAtttgagtgagctattttgctggccatgGACcataatatttttacttatatatttatgtgtTAATGAAAGACATATATAAAAGGAGACAGAAGAATGCTCAGTTATGCTTTCTGGTGATTCTGAacattaaatttttcaaaaatatttagttatttattctcttttgttgaccttgttattttattgttgtagttattgttgtcattgttgcataggacagagaaatggagagaggagacaaagacagagaggaggatagaaagatagacacctgctgacctgcttcaccacctgtgaagtgacacacctgtagatggggagaagggggctcaaaccgggatccttacgcaggtccttccactttgctaccactgtgctaccacccgactccctggagatTAAATTTATGACTGTAGACCTTTAGGCATTAATATTCTTTGCATGACAattaaaatgggcaaatatatatatgtacagatagacagttatagaaataacagtcaacacaTACCTGGGACCTTCAAAGAATcactgcagcttccagtggaagttGGTGGGGACAGGGGAATTTTGCCCCTTGTTATTGTATCActatgtaaatcaatactaagtcactaataaaaataaataaatgaagaatttaaaaagagagggtcAAAGAGACATTTTACCAGTTTGAGATTGTGCTTTGACATGGATATGGTCCAAGGTCCAGACCTGGCAGCATATGGGTGGTaccattgaaagaaagaaagctcaagAGCTGTAGTGTCACTGAATGAACAAGTAGCCTGGGAATGGTGAAACCACATTTGTGCAAGACATGGCCTTGTTAACAgtgctgataaaataaaataaggatatgacTTTCAATTTTTCAAACCCATGAGTATCAAACGGCATTAATTTATTGGTGTTCAGCGTAGTGAGTGAGGTTCTAGTTTGATGAGTCAATATATGCTCATTGACAGTCTTACTTAATTTTCACTTGTGAATCACTGCTTTAGAGCTTCTAGCTCTCCATGTGACATCTGAGGACTGGGATATCATTAAGCAGAAAATAATTGGGTAAGACCAGGGTGCTGATGGCTATGGAGTTATACTGGCCTTGTAAGTTTTCTATATCATATATGCACTCCTGTTTACCAGGTGCACGACTGGGTCCAAGCCCAGCCCCTATGGAACTGAAGAAatttttggtgttgtggtctccatGCTTCTCTTACACTTtgcctaaaatatatatttactcacATACTTAAGATTATCAAGGGCACCTTGTTTAAACTTGGTGGGATCACCATTGTAGGATGCATGTCTTGTCACAGACCAGTTCTCAACTATGGCATTACATGGGAGGTCCTACGACATCAGGGGAAGAGGGATGGTTGTGCTATGTTTGTTCATTTGAAATATCAGAAAAATGAAGTATTCCTCAAATCAAGTATTCATCAAAGATGTAGTCTGGGACTGGGGATAAAGcagaatagttatacaaagacatTCATGGTTGATGTTTCAAGGTCTAATGTTCAAGGTTTAACCCCTGTGTATCATAATAAGCgggaggtgaacagtgctctagtttaaaccAACTATATCTTAAATagacagtgcttcaggtctctgtctctctcccactctattctTACCCCCCTTTGTCGTAATTTatagctgtctctctctatccaacatatagacaataaaaaatttatttaaaaaaatcttaaaaataaagtccTGCTTCATAACTTATCCCCAAGtcgcagatactaccatgacacaaacttgacctccctgggcagagaacctcacaccaatgtgtcctgtaacatCAACTCCCCATAGTtgtatctcactagggaaagatagaaacaggctgggtggtatcaatcaacttgccaatgtccatggtcAAGATAACAACAGGAATCAGGAAATGGAATGTATTGTGTGATTATGTTTTCCTTCTGAGAGGTATTTTATTTCTatcaccctccccccaccttttatatgtgatttaatgatgattgacaagattgtgagataagggAGGTACGACTCCATACAATTCAATTCTCTTCACAGGAGTTTCATGTCCCCTCCCCCCTTAGgactttctctattctttatctctctggaagtatggaccaaacatct from Erinaceus europaeus chromosome 23, mEriEur2.1, whole genome shotgun sequence includes:
- the LOC103123672 gene encoding zinc finger protein 709-like isoform X1, producing the protein MAVSQCSVTHEDVTVIFTQEEWALLNSSEKKLYRDVMWETIVNFVSIDKLQGDHSTKEQHNHQGSKQSNIVKITDAKERSQDGEQPEEREVDNQVFTYYSYLQKQKIIPIVEKPYECKQCNKTFRRCPDLRKHERTHNGKNPFECKQCSKTFSRSHSLQIHERIHNGEKPYECKQCTKTFRQSSHLQTHERTHNGEKPYECKQCTKTFIFSSSFWTQELTHSGDKSYECKQCHKAFRFYSSFKTHERIHSGEKPYGCKQCSKTFNQLGNLRIHERIHTGEKPYECKQCTKTFSQLSNLRTHERIHTGEKPYECKQCSKIFSEFSLFRTHKRTHRGLKHYECKQCTKTFRRLSRLRIHERIHTGDKPYECKQCHKAFRESSCLRKHKRIHSGEKPYECKQCSKTFSQLGNLRTHERIHTGEKPYECKQCSKTFSQSCSLRTHERTHSAEKPYKCTQCNKTYKDSNSFRIHERSHSGEKPYECTQCSKRFSCSRYRRRHERTHSREKNYECEQSSKIPECPSTLQVYERSHSGEKPYECKEYSQAFYYVTTN